In one window of Enterobacteriaceae endosymbiont of Donacia cincticornis DNA:
- the rpmF gene encoding 50S ribosomal protein L32, whose translation MAVQKHKKSRSKRGMRRSHDKLSKNKFLLINKKTGKKYLYHHISDDGFYKNKKIINKN comes from the coding sequence ATGGCAGTTCAAAAACATAAAAAATCAAGATCTAAAAGAGGTATGAGACGTTCTCATGATAAATTATCAAAAAATAAATTTTTATTAATTAATAAAAAAACGGGGAAAAAATATTTATACCATCATATATCTGATGATGGTTTTTATAAAAATAAAAAAATTATAAATAAAAATTAA
- the lipB gene encoding lipoyl(octanoyl) transferase LipB: protein MYNKNFIIRNLGIELWNYTYKKMCNFNYTRSNKTLDEIWLVEHYPVFTQGKLSNIKDIINYNHNIPIFSSDRGGKITYHAPGQQIMYVLINLKRRKLSIRSLIFILKQTIINILTYFKISSSTSFKKISGIYINNQKIASIGIKISKGCTTHGISFNINMDLLPFYYINPCGLKKLKMINLKNYIYNIKMFKIRKFLINEFLLLINNQYKK from the coding sequence ATGTATAATAAAAATTTTATCATAAGAAATCTTGGTATAGAATTATGGAATTATACTTATAAAAAAATGTGTAATTTCAATTATACACGATCTAATAAAACATTAGATGAAATTTGGTTAGTTGAACATTATCCTGTTTTTACTCAAGGAAAATTATCTAATATAAAAGATATTATTAATTATAATCATAATATACCTATATTTTCCTCTGATAGAGGAGGTAAAATTACTTATCATGCTCCAGGACAACAAATTATGTATGTTTTAATAAATTTAAAAAGAAGAAAACTTAGTATTAGATCTTTGATTTTTATTTTAAAACAAACAATTATAAATATATTAACTTATTTTAAGATATCATCTAGTACATCTTTTAAAAAGATTTCTGGTATTTATATAAATAATCAAAAAATAGCATCTATAGGTATAAAAATTTCAAAAGGATGTACTACACATGGTATATCATTTAATATTAATATGGATTTATTACCTTTTTATTATATAAATCCATGTGGGTTAAAAAAATTAAAAATGATAAATTTGAAAAATTATATTTATAATATAAAAATGTTTAAAATTAGAAAATTTTTAATAAATGAATTTTTATTATTAATAAATAATCAATATAAAAAATAA
- a CDS encoding NAD(P)(+) transhydrogenase (Re/Si-specific) subunit beta translates to MFDRSLIFTYTISAVLFILSIASLSKKETSQKGNIFAINGMLIAIIITILKAKINNVGYILGAIFLGAFIGISISKKIDMTKMPQLIAILHSFVGLTAVLVGFNNYLLLIYDKIIFNENISMQLIEIFFSIFIGSITLIGSILAFNKLSGFIKSKTLNLKFKNQINLLMILISFILMIYFLNTHNIKLQIIVLGLIFLISLVFGFHLIMSIGGADMPVVISMLNSYSGWAAASSGFMLNNDLLIITGALVGSSGAILSYLMCKGMNRSFFNVLLGSNNKINNQKNSSTLTKKNIQNYKEISIDNTIDILKNSNNIIIVPGYGLAVSQAQYPLSEIVKKLIQLNIKVRFAIHPVAGRLPGHMNVLLAEANIPYNIVYEMDDINKDFTNTDTVLVIGANDTVNPSAQEDIESPISGMPILEVWKANNIIIFKRSMNQGYAGINNPLFYQDNSYMLFGDAKNSISKILQKF, encoded by the coding sequence ATGTTTGATAGGTCACTAATATTTACATATACTATATCTGCAGTTTTATTTATATTAAGTATTGCAAGTCTTTCAAAAAAAGAAACTTCTCAAAAAGGTAATATATTTGCTATTAATGGTATGCTTATAGCGATTATAATAACTATATTAAAAGCAAAAATTAATAATGTTGGTTATATTTTAGGAGCAATTTTTTTAGGCGCATTTATAGGAATAAGTATTTCAAAAAAAATTGATATGACTAAAATGCCTCAATTAATTGCAATATTACATAGTTTTGTAGGATTAACTGCAGTTCTTGTAGGATTTAATAATTATTTATTATTAATATATGATAAAATTATTTTTAATGAAAATATAAGTATGCAATTAATAGAAATATTCTTTAGTATTTTTATTGGTTCTATTACTTTAATTGGTTCTATACTTGCTTTTAACAAATTATCTGGTTTTATTAAATCAAAAACCTTAAATTTAAAATTTAAAAATCAAATTAATTTATTAATGATATTAATATCATTTATTTTAATGATTTATTTTTTAAATACACATAATATAAAATTACAAATTATCGTTTTAGGATTAATATTTTTAATTTCATTAGTATTTGGTTTCCATTTAATAATGAGTATTGGTGGAGCAGATATGCCTGTCGTAATATCAATGTTGAATTCTTATTCTGGATGGGCAGCCGCATCTTCAGGATTTATGTTAAATAATGATTTACTAATCATAACAGGTGCTTTAGTTGGATCATCTGGAGCTATTCTTTCTTATTTAATGTGTAAAGGTATGAATAGATCATTTTTTAATGTACTTCTTGGAAGTAATAATAAAATTAATAATCAAAAAAATAGTTCTACTTTAACAAAAAAAAATATACAAAATTATAAAGAAATATCTATTGATAATACAATAGATATATTAAAAAATTCAAATAATATTATTATTGTTCCTGGATATGGATTAGCTGTTTCACAAGCACAATATCCACTTTCTGAAATAGTAAAGAAATTAATTCAATTAAATATTAAAGTTAGATTTGCGATTCATCCTGTAGCAGGACGTTTACCTGGACATATGAATGTTTTATTAGCAGAAGCTAATATACCATATAATATAGTATATGAAATGGATGATATTAATAAGGATTTTACTAATACAGACACAGTATTAGTAATAGGGGCTAATGATACAGTTAATCCCTCAGCTCAAGAAGATATTGAAAGTCCAATATCAGGTATGCCTATTTTAGAAGTCTGGAAAGCTAATAATATTATTATTTTTAAAAGAAGTATGAATCAGGGATATGCTGGAATTAATAATCCTTTATTTTATCAAGATAATAGCTATATGTTATTTGGAGATGCAAAAAATTCTATAAGTAAAATTTTACAAAAATTTTAA
- the lipA gene encoding lipoyl synthase produces the protein MKQKILKKPSWIKIKFSIKHINKIRKIKSFLKQNKLHSVCEEASCPNLIECFSKGQLTFMILGNICTRNCLYCNVLHGRPKKKYDQKEASKLANMISLMKLKYVVITSVTRDDLRDGGAQQFINCIEKIREKNPKIKIEILVPDFKNCIEKALQIFSSSLPDVFNHNIETVERLYKKVRPAGIYKKSLILLNRFKYLFPKILTKSGLMVGLGETKKELFNTIKDLKNNGVDILTIGQYLQPSKYHIPVSSYINLNEFNKIKVKAKKIGFKKVICGPFIRSSYNAENYFS, from the coding sequence ATGAAACAAAAAATTTTAAAAAAACCTAGTTGGATTAAAATTAAATTTTCCATAAAACATATTAATAAAATTAGAAAAATAAAATCGTTTTTGAAACAAAATAAATTACATTCGGTTTGTGAAGAAGCATCATGTCCTAATTTAATAGAATGTTTTAGTAAAGGACAATTAACTTTTATGATTTTAGGTAATATATGTACAAGAAATTGTCTATATTGTAATGTTCTACATGGTAGACCAAAAAAAAAATATGATCAAAAAGAAGCTTCTAAATTAGCTAATATGATTTCTTTAATGAAATTAAAATATGTTGTTATTACTTCAGTTACTCGTGATGATTTACGTGATGGAGGAGCACAACAATTTATTAATTGTATAGAAAAAATACGTGAAAAAAATCCTAAAATTAAAATAGAAATTTTAGTACCTGATTTTAAAAATTGTATTGAAAAAGCTTTACAAATATTTAGTAGTTCCCTACCTGATGTTTTTAATCATAATATAGAAACAGTAGAACGTTTATATAAAAAAGTACGACCTGCAGGTATATATAAAAAATCTTTAATTTTATTAAATAGATTTAAATATTTATTTCCTAAAATATTAACTAAATCAGGGTTAATGGTTGGTTTAGGTGAAACAAAAAAAGAATTATTTAATACAATAAAAGATTTAAAAAATAATGGAGTTGATATTCTAACTATAGGTCAATACTTACAACCAAGTAAATATCACATTCCTGTATCAAGTTACATTAATTTAAATGAGTTTAATAAAATTAAAGTTAAAGCAAAAAAAATTGGTTTTAAAAAAGTAATATGTGGACCTTTTATTCGTTCTTCATATAATGCAGAAAATTATTTTTCTTAA
- a CDS encoding ACP S-malonyltransferase produces MRPITLKFKTFLETIKINKPKIKFINNISCNYEISSKNIKNSLIKQLYSPINWIKCIKFIEKQNILNVIEFTPKNLLKKISQKITNNLNIDSIYNVETFLLTFKKYKI; encoded by the coding sequence ATGAGACCTATAACTTTAAAATTTAAAACATTTTTAGAAACAATTAAAATTAATAAACCAAAAATTAAATTTATTAATAATATAAGTTGTAATTATGAAATATCATCTAAAAATATTAAAAATTCTTTAATTAAACAATTATATTCACCTATTAATTGGATTAAATGTATTAAATTTATAGAAAAACAAAATATATTAAATGTAATAGAATTTACTCCTAAAAATTTACTTAAAAAAATATCACAAAAAATTACAAATAATTTAAATATAGATTCCATCTATAATGTAGAAACATTTCTTTTAACATTTAAAAAATATAAGATTTAA
- a CDS encoding RluA family pseudouridine synthase, with translation MKNKNIIVSSFIDRQRIDNFLIKKFKTVPKSLIYKILRKGKIKVNKKKVSPYFKIKYQDKIELPYIYINHTKKNKKKLSLNKITFLKKIIIFEDRYILAINKPSGIAVHGGSGINYGIIESYRFLFKKNFFLELVHRIDKETSGVLLMAKKRSILKILQQQLREKKIKKEYIALVKGNCISKKYIYIKNFLVKNFLNKKVKVKIDKKGKFSETKFKIIKNYTNFMLTKIKPITGRTHQIRVHMSCLNYPIINDQRYGDYNLNLEFKKNFNLNRLFLHAKKIIFIHPINNKKIVINAPLSKELYNCLLKLK, from the coding sequence ATGAAAAATAAAAATATTATTGTATCTTCTTTTATTGATAGACAAAGAATAGATAATTTTTTAATTAAAAAATTTAAAACAGTTCCTAAAAGTTTAATATATAAAATACTAAGAAAAGGTAAAATAAAAGTTAATAAAAAAAAAGTATCTCCATATTTTAAAATAAAATATCAAGATAAAATTGAACTTCCTTATATATATATAAATCATACAAAAAAAAATAAAAAAAAATTGAGTTTAAATAAAATAACATTCTTAAAAAAAATAATTATTTTTGAAGATAGATATATTTTAGCTATCAATAAACCTTCTGGTATTGCAGTTCATGGAGGAAGTGGTATTAATTATGGTATCATAGAAAGTTATAGATTTTTATTTAAAAAAAATTTTTTTTTAGAACTTGTACATAGGATTGATAAAGAAACATCTGGTGTTTTATTAATGGCAAAAAAAAGATCAATATTAAAGATATTACAACAACAATTAAGAGAAAAAAAAATAAAAAAAGAATATATTGCTTTAGTAAAAGGGAATTGTATTTCAAAAAAATATATTTATATTAAAAATTTTTTAGTAAAAAATTTTTTAAATAAAAAAGTTAAAGTTAAAATAGATAAAAAAGGTAAATTTTCGGAAACTAAGTTTAAAATTATTAAAAATTATACAAATTTTATGTTGACAAAAATTAAACCCATTACTGGTAGAACACATCAAATTAGAGTACATATGTCTTGTTTAAATTATCCTATAATTAATGACCAACGATATGGTGATTATAATCTAAATTTAGAATTTAAAAAAAATTTTAATTTAAACAGATTATTTTTACACGCTAAAAAAATTATATTTATACATCCTATAAATAACAAAAAAATTGTAATTAATGCTCCCTTAAGTAAGGAATTATATAACTGTTTATTAAAATTAAAATAA
- a CDS encoding ACP S-malonyltransferase — MKKFVAIFPGQGTQFIGMLSDLYKKYKIIKETFYLASEILGYDLWYLTQKGPLKKLNKTYYTQPAILASSIAIYNLWLYKNNIRPDIVTGYSLGEYTAMVCSGIISFSDAIKIVEFRGKLMYKISCNLNDFYTTGYYMKTIIGLKKK; from the coding sequence ATGAAAAAATTTGTTGCTATATTTCCCGGTCAAGGAACCCAATTTATTGGTATGTTGTCTGATTTATATAAAAAATATAAAATTATAAAAGAAACCTTTTATTTAGCTTCAGAAATATTAGGATATGATTTATGGTATCTTACACAAAAAGGTCCATTAAAAAAATTAAATAAAACATATTATACTCAACCTGCTATTTTAGCATCATCTATAGCAATATATAATTTATGGTTATATAAAAATAACATAAGACCTGATATAGTTACAGGATATAGTTTAGGAGAATATACTGCTATGGTATGTAGTGGTATTATTAGTTTTTCTGATGCTATTAAAATAGTAGAATTTAGAGGTAAATTAATGTATAAAATATCATGTAATTTAAATGATTTTTATACAACCGGATATTATATGAAAACAATTATTGGATTAAAAAAAAAATAA
- the cspE gene encoding transcription antiterminator/RNA stability regulator CspE, whose translation MSKIKGNVKWFNESKGFGFITPEDGSKDVFVHFSAIQSSGFKTLTEGQKVEFEITNGAKGPSAANVVAI comes from the coding sequence ATGTCCAAGATTAAGGGTAACGTTAAGTGGTTTAATGAATCTAAAGGTTTTGGTTTCATTACTCCTGAAGATGGTAGTAAAGATGTTTTTGTACATTTTTCTGCTATTCAAAGTAGTGGTTTTAAAACATTAACCGAAGGCCAAAAAGTAGAATTTGAAATTACTAACGGAGCCAAAGGACCTTCTGCTGCTAATGTAGTTGCTATATAG
- a CDS encoding enoyl-ACP reductase FabI, producing MCLLLGKKILITGILNKLSISYGIARIMFKHKANLIFTYQKNKNKNKIRELVKNMTKYPIIKCDVSKDKDIKFLFFKISKIWKKFDGFVYSIAFTPENTLKKNFLNTSRLEFQISHDINSYSLLGMVKNCINILNNKSSIIVLTYLGSQKFVQNYNIMGLSKASLETNIRYIACNIGYKNIRINGISPSPIKTIASSRIKNINYIIKLYKKHSPLCESITIDHVGNVATFLASDLSLGITGEIIYLDSGFNLQIINNIE from the coding sequence ATGTGTTTATTATTAGGAAAAAAAATATTAATTACAGGTATTTTAAATAAATTATCAATTTCTTATGGTATAGCCCGTATTATGTTTAAACATAAAGCAAATTTAATTTTTACATATCAAAAAAATAAAAATAAAAATAAAATTAGAGAATTAGTGAAAAATATGACAAAATATCCAATAATTAAATGTGATGTATCTAAAGATAAAGATATTAAATTTTTATTTTTCAAAATATCTAAAATATGGAAAAAATTTGATGGATTTGTTTATTCTATTGCTTTTACTCCAGAAAATACATTAAAAAAAAATTTTTTAAATACATCTCGTTTAGAATTTCAAATTTCTCATGATATTAATTCTTATAGTTTATTAGGCATGGTAAAAAACTGTATAAATATATTAAATAATAAATCTTCAATTATAGTGTTAACTTATTTAGGATCACAAAAGTTTGTACAAAATTATAATATAATGGGCTTATCAAAAGCTTCATTAGAAACTAATATTCGTTATATAGCATGTAATATCGGATATAAAAATATTCGAATTAATGGAATTTCTCCTTCACCAATTAAAACTATTGCTTCTTCTAGAATAAAAAATATTAATTATATAATTAAATTATATAAAAAACACAGTCCTTTATGTGAATCTATTACAATAGATCATGTTGGTAATGTTGCTACTTTTTTAGCTTCTGATTTGTCTTTAGGTATTACAGGAGAAATTATTTATTTAGATTCTGGATTTAATCTTCAAATTATTAATAATATTGAATGA
- the fnr gene encoding fumarate/nitrate reduction transcriptional regulator Fnr produces the protein MILKQKYNVKNINYYNDINCKNCLTYKLCIFFKYKKFITIFKQKKIIHKGEVLFKKKERMYFLYTIQSGTIKTYNFSKQGNEQITRFYFKSDLIGLDSIYNSVYSNFSKALETSTLCKVSISKLNNLFIKIPSLGQKIINLMSKEIKINSYFISLLSRKKAEIKLATFIYDLSKKFKIIGYSHENFFLSMTRSDIGNYLGITVETVSRILSKFKKSNILMINGKNIIINNYLKLINFIN, from the coding sequence ATGATTCTGAAACAAAAATATAATGTAAAAAATATAAATTATTATAATGATATTAATTGTAAAAATTGTTTAACATATAAATTATGTATATTTTTTAAATATAAAAAATTTATTACAATCTTTAAACAAAAAAAGATAATTCATAAAGGAGAAGTATTATTTAAAAAAAAAGAAAGAATGTATTTTTTATATACTATACAATCAGGAACTATTAAAACTTATAATTTTTCAAAGCAGGGAAATGAACAAATAACTAGATTTTATTTTAAAAGTGATTTAATAGGTTTAGATAGTATTTATAATAGTGTTTATAGTAATTTTAGTAAAGCATTAGAAACGTCTACTTTATGTAAAGTATCTATATCTAAATTAAATAATCTTTTTATAAAAATTCCATCTTTAGGACAAAAGATTATTAATCTGATGAGTAAAGAAATTAAAATAAATTCTTATTTTATATCACTTTTATCTAGAAAAAAAGCAGAAATAAAATTAGCCACATTTATATATGATTTATCTAAAAAATTTAAAATAATAGGATATTCACACGAAAATTTTTTTTTATCTATGACTAGAAGTGATATTGGTAATTATTTAGGTATTACAGTGGAAACTGTAAGTCGTATTTTAAGTAAATTTAAAAAAAGTAATATACTAATGATTAATGGTAAAAATATTATAATTAATAATTATTTAAAATTAATTAATTTTATTAATTAA
- a CDS encoding Re/Si-specific NAD(P)(+) transhydrogenase subunit alpha, with product MIIGVPKEKYFEEKRVAMTPSNIKKLIKLGFRIYIEKGAGNLSFFHDQDYENNGARIVESKEVWNANIIVKIHPLNEEERELIKNNSTLISFIKPYQNKTLLNILAKKNITTIAMDAIPRISRAQSFDALSSMNNLSGYRSIIESINLLGRTLNGQITAAGNILPAAEIXXXAGVAGLSAIGTAKSLGAIVIAFDTRKEVEEQIQSMGAEFLKLKDQEKNSIHEYETHSSKKKSQLIQESFNKVLKKTDIVITTAMVPNKKAPILITKKMIKLMKPGSVIFDLAIENGGNCELTEKNKIITTNNNINIIGFTNLPSKVAPQASQLYSTNIVNLINLLSKNHLGRININLKDEIIRNMTVIYNHTIIWPAPKIKTSKIKDKTKKLNNFKNINRSIKKNNKCFLTNKYFLYILGLFTTYYITQSLPYDVIPHFIIFLLSCIIGYYIVWNVSHTLHTPLMSVTNAISGIIIIGSILQLNNNYYTTIMLAFLGTLLSSINIFGGLTITQRMLKMFRKN from the coding sequence ATGATAATTGGGGTACCAAAAGAAAAATATTTTGAAGAAAAAAGAGTAGCAATGACACCTTCAAATATTAAAAAACTAATAAAATTAGGTTTCAGAATATATATTGAAAAAGGAGCTGGAAACTTATCATTTTTTCATGATCAAGATTATGAAAATAACGGAGCAAGAATTGTAGAAAGTAAAGAAGTTTGGAATGCAAATATAATAGTTAAAATTCATCCTCTTAATGAGGAAGAAAGAGAATTAATAAAAAATAATAGTACATTAATTAGTTTTATTAAACCATATCAAAATAAAACATTATTAAATATTTTAGCTAAAAAAAATATCACTACTATTGCGATGGATGCAATACCTAGAATTTCTAGAGCTCAATCTTTTGATGCTTTAAGTTCAATGAATAATTTATCTGGTTATAGAAGTATTATTGAATCAATTAATTTATTGGGAAGAACTTTAAATGGACAAATTACTGCTGCTGGTAATATTTTACCTGCAGCAGAGATCNNNNNNNGAGCAGGAGTTGCAGGTTTATCAGCTATTGGAACAGCAAAAAGTTTAGGAGCAATTGTAATTGCTTTTGATACAAGAAAAGAAGTAGAAGAACAAATTCAAAGTATGGGAGCTGAATTTTTAAAATTAAAAGATCAAGAAAAAAATAGTATTCATGAATATGAGACTCATTCATCAAAAAAAAAATCACAATTAATACAAGAATCTTTTAATAAAGTATTAAAAAAAACGGATATTGTTATCACAACAGCTATGGTTCCAAATAAAAAAGCACCTATTTTAATTACTAAAAAAATGATTAAATTAATGAAACCTGGAAGTGTAATTTTTGATCTTGCTATTGAAAATGGAGGTAATTGTGAATTAACAGAAAAAAATAAAATAATTACTACAAATAATAATATTAACATTATAGGTTTTACAAATTTACCTAGTAAAGTAGCGCCTCAAGCTTCTCAATTATATAGTACGAATATCGTAAATTTAATAAATTTATTATCTAAAAATCATTTAGGTAGAATTAATATTAATTTAAAAGACGAAATTATTAGAAACATGACTGTAATTTATAATCATACAATTATATGGCCAGCTCCAAAAATTAAAACATCAAAAATAAAAGATAAAACAAAAAAATTAAATAATTTTAAAAATATAAACAGGTCTATCAAAAAAAATAACAAATGTTTTTTAACAAATAAATACTTTTTATATATTTTAGGATTATTTACTACATATTATATAACACAATCTCTTCCTTATGACGTTATACCTCATTTTATAATTTTTTTATTATCTTGTATAATAGGTTATTATATAGTATGGAATGTTAGTCATACATTACATACACCTTTAATGTCTGTTACAAATGCAATTTCTGGGATTATTATTATTGGTTCTATTTTACAACTTAATAATAATTATTATACTACAATTATGTTAGCATTTTTAGGAACATTATTATCAAGTATTAATATTTTTGGAGGATTAACTATTACTCAACGTATGCTTAAAATGTTTCGTAAAAATTAA
- the rne gene encoding ribonuclease E produces the protein MKRMLINATQHEELRVALVDGQRLYDLDIENSNHKQKKSNIYKGKITRVEPSLEAVFVDYGVDKHGFLPIKEITKEYLPYNNYENFSNKINFKDSLLIGKEIIVQIDKEERGRKGALLTTFISLAGSYLVLMPNSSNFSGISRKIKGKDRKILKKFLSLLYLPNNMSLIIRTASLGKNIETLKLDLKFRLKHWEIIKKIAKKKPAPFLIHQESNIIIRILRDYLYHDINEILIDNLKILKLAKKHVNILGKSDLNSKIKLYKGNIPLFSHYQIESQIETAFQKEVRLPSGGSIVIDTTEALTSIDVNSSKATKGIDIEETALNINLEAADEIIRQLRLRDVGGLIVIDFIDMSILENKKTIEKRLLYNIRYDRAKIQINHISKFGLLEMSRQRLKSSLNESNYYLCPRCLGHGTLRDNKSLSLSILRLIEEESFKDNTKEVYAIVPVKIASYLLNEKRDSVNAIENRKIRTFIIPNSKLDTPNYSILRIKHGEDKKNLYYIINTLQKLNSNNFDFNYLKNKFLQNIISENKKNQKLSTYNKFFLKKEYYSISYVYKLIYFCLKQKYIVFNILNFLKKKFFYIKKIIKNVKQNIFIVNQFILNNYKKFFIFNKKKNLRKNIGCSFEHIFLNSKKKISNLYKKKKFLISSVEFKDKTLKLFNLNNNLIIKNNNKNLFNCIKLDKFLKIKTNNNYLLYDKKYIKNNFNKITNIFNKTQNNISNFSIENRMGLNKFKNPVKINRFILNKIKLQTKKKIISKTRVIVSDIINIHNQNIKNNNFITKKKIYKNYISTNNKKIHNNFTNCFNNKLINSSFNLNNKKGAGAHAAKKYATSPVKRL, from the coding sequence ATGAAAAGAATGTTAATAAATGCTACTCAACATGAAGAATTGCGTGTTGCTCTAGTAGATGGACAAAGATTATATGATTTAGATATAGAAAATTCTAATCATAAGCAAAAAAAATCTAATATATATAAAGGAAAAATTACACGTGTTGAACCAAGTTTAGAAGCTGTTTTTGTAGATTATGGAGTAGATAAACATGGTTTTTTACCTATTAAAGAAATTACAAAAGAATATTTACCTTACAATAATTATGAAAATTTTTCTAATAAAATAAATTTTAAAGATTCTTTATTAATTGGTAAAGAAATTATTGTACAAATAGATAAAGAAGAAAGAGGAAGAAAAGGTGCATTATTAACAACATTTATTAGCTTAGCAGGTAGTTATTTAGTTTTAATGCCTAATAGTTCTAATTTTAGTGGAATATCTAGAAAAATAAAAGGAAAAGATAGAAAAATTTTAAAAAAATTTTTATCATTATTATATTTACCAAATAATATGAGTTTAATTATTCGTACAGCTAGTTTAGGGAAAAATATAGAAACACTTAAATTAGATTTAAAATTTAGATTAAAACATTGGGAAATAATAAAAAAAATAGCAAAAAAAAAACCAGCTCCTTTTTTAATACATCAAGAAAGTAATATTATTATAAGAATATTACGTGATTATTTATATCATGATATAAATGAAATTTTAATAGATAATTTAAAAATTTTAAAATTAGCAAAAAAACATGTTAATATTTTAGGTAAATCAGATTTAAATAGTAAAATTAAATTATATAAAGGTAATATTCCTTTGTTTAGTCATTATCAAATAGAGTCTCAAATCGAAACTGCTTTCCAAAAAGAAGTACGTTTACCTTCTGGTGGTTCAATTGTTATTGATACAACAGAAGCATTAACATCAATTGATGTTAATTCATCAAAAGCTACAAAAGGCATTGATATAGAAGAAACAGCATTAAATATTAATTTAGAAGCTGCAGATGAAATTATTAGACAATTAAGATTACGTGATGTGGGTGGATTAATTGTAATAGATTTTATTGATATGTCTATTTTAGAAAATAAAAAAACCATAGAAAAAAGATTACTTTATAATATACGTTATGATAGAGCTAAAATTCAAATAAATCATATTTCAAAATTTGGATTATTAGAAATGTCACGTCAAAGATTAAAATCTTCTTTAAACGAATCTAATTATTATTTATGTCCTAGATGTTTAGGACATGGTACATTAAGAGATAATAAATCTTTATCATTATCTATATTAAGATTAATAGAAGAAGAATCTTTTAAAGATAATACAAAAGAAGTATATGCTATAGTTCCAGTAAAAATAGCTTCTTATTTATTAAATGAAAAAAGAGATTCAGTAAATGCTATTGAAAATAGAAAAATCAGAACCTTTATTATACCTAATTCTAAATTAGATACACCTAATTATTCTATTTTACGGATTAAACATGGGGAAGATAAAAAAAATCTTTATTATATTATAAATACATTACAAAAATTAAATTCAAATAATTTTGATTTTAATTATTTAAAAAATAAATTTTTACAAAATATTATAAGTGAAAATAAAAAAAATCAAAAATTAAGTACATATAATAAATTCTTTTTAAAAAAAGAATATTATTCTATTTCTTATGTATATAAATTAATATATTTTTGTTTAAAACAAAAATATATAGTATTTAATATTTTAAATTTTCTTAAAAAAAAATTTTTTTATATAAAAAAAATTATAAAAAATGTTAAACAAAATATTTTTATTGTAAATCAATTTATTTTAAATAATTATAAAAAATTTTTTATCTTTAACAAAAAGAAAAATTTAAGAAAAAATATAGGTTGTTCTTTTGAACATATTTTTTTAAATTCAAAAAAAAAAATTTCAAATTTATATAAAAAAAAAAAATTTTTAATTTCTAGTGTAGAATTTAAAGATAAAACACTAAAATTATTTAATTTAAATAATAATCTAATAATTAAAAATAATAATAAAAATTTATTTAATTGTATAAAATTAGACAAATTTTTAAAAATAAAAACAAATAATAATTATTTATTATATGATAAAAAATATATAAAAAATAATTTTAATAAAATTACTAATATTTTTAATAAAACACAAAATAATATATCTAATTTTTCTATAGAAAATAGAATGGGATTAAATAAATTTAAAAATCCAGTTAAAATTAATAGATTTATATTAAATAAAATTAAATTACAAACAAAAAAAAAAATAATATCTAAAACTCGTGTAATTGTTTCTGATATTATTAATATCCATAATCAAAATATAAAAAATAACAATTTTATAACTAAAAAAAAAATATATAAAAATTATATATCAACAAATAATAAAAAAATACATAATAATTTTACAAATTGTTTTAATAATAAATTAATTAATTCATCATTTAATTTAAATAATAAAAAAGGTGCTGGAGCTCATGCTGCTAAAAAATATGCTACATCTCCGGTAAAAAGATTATAG